In Aedes albopictus strain Foshan chromosome 3, AalbF5, whole genome shotgun sequence, the following are encoded in one genomic region:
- the LOC109399749 gene encoding large ribosomal subunit protein bL17m: MNQAEVAKLMSQLKIAVRPRHRNLKNIDGPEGRLDKLRKTVTALIKHERIELNYQRADEARAYAERLISDAIRYGDRHQPTMEMADYWLTEKQLVHKLFKVLAPRFEEYKVSATRMYKAPKEYPGWYRKRAVLELRGNPYPALVPNLHQNRSLLHNVLLDEARKDFRKEKYAEIAAQIGEQAKQTTSESEGGKK, from the coding sequence ATGAACCAAGCCGAAGTGGCTAAACTGATGTCGCAGCTGAAAATAGCCGTCCGGCCGCGCCATCGCAATCTGAAAAACATCGACGGGCCGGAGGGTCGGCTGGACAAGTTGCGCAAAACCGTCACGGCACTGATCAAACACGAGCGAATCGAGCTGAACTACCAGCGGGCAGATGAGGCTCGTGCTTACGCCGAACGACTCATTTCCGATGCCATCCGGTACGGGGACCGGCACCAGCCGACGATGGAGATGGCCGACTACTGGCTGACGGAGAAACAGCTGGTGCACAAACTGTTCAAGGTGCTGGCGCCGCGCTTCGAGGAGTACAAAGTGTCCGCCACGAGAATGTACAAAGCACCGAAGGAGTACCCCGGATGGTACCGGAAGCGAGCGGTGCTGGAGCTGCGGGGTAACCCGTACCCGGCGTTGGTTCCGAATTTGCACCAGAACCGAAGCCTGCTGCACAACGTACTGCTGGACGAGGCTCggaaggatttccggaaggaaaaATATGCCGAAATCGCTGCCCAGATAGGTGAGCAAGCCAAACAAACTACCAGTGAAAGTGAGGGTGGAAAGAAGTGA